Proteins encoded by one window of Rubrobacter indicoceani:
- a CDS encoding mechanosensitive ion channel family protein, translated as MSTLPVPLIIQSESDAPEETTGLAEQAGQAAQEGARPLQDLFSSTGDLYNRTVGVMTDPYFLGRVIASIVVIIALIFAYRIITHGIPRLLRWRRRDDDTWDNEMIARVKRQDTAITLIRNALRYVVFVVAVLIVVSIFSQNLLPAATGATVLAAVVGFGAQSFLRDIIAGFSIIFEGQYSVGDFIEVEPQKSAGIVEELGLRMTKIRTLSGELVFIPNGAVMGVTNYVSGQQRYTIEVQLRDREAADRVASSLEESAELYVTPPRLVERLEENDGRVRLRIKAGVLPSMSWLIEGNLTERIKGAAGEESLASEPLISKVDQANLHRLRGLLPEDQRRSE; from the coding sequence ATGAGCACGCTTCCAGTCCCGCTGATCATCCAGTCCGAAAGCGACGCGCCGGAGGAGACGACCGGGCTAGCCGAGCAGGCCGGACAGGCCGCTCAAGAGGGCGCACGGCCGCTGCAGGACCTCTTCTCCAGCACCGGCGACCTCTACAACCGGACGGTCGGGGTAATGACGGACCCGTATTTCCTCGGGCGGGTGATCGCCTCCATCGTAGTGATAATCGCGCTTATCTTCGCCTACCGGATCATCACCCACGGCATCCCGCGCCTTCTGCGCTGGCGCAGACGCGACGACGACACCTGGGACAACGAGATGATCGCCCGCGTCAAGCGGCAGGATACCGCGATCACCCTTATAAGAAACGCCTTGCGCTACGTGGTCTTCGTTGTCGCGGTGCTGATAGTGGTCTCGATCTTCAGCCAGAACCTGCTGCCGGCGGCGACCGGCGCTACGGTCCTTGCCGCCGTCGTGGGCTTCGGGGCGCAGAGCTTTCTGCGCGACATCATCGCCGGGTTCTCGATCATCTTCGAGGGACAGTACTCCGTTGGGGACTTTATCGAGGTCGAACCGCAGAAATCAGCCGGCATCGTCGAGGAACTCGGCCTCCGCATGACCAAGATCCGCACCCTCTCCGGCGAGCTGGTCTTTATCCCGAACGGCGCGGTTATGGGCGTTACCAACTACGTCTCCGGCCAGCAGCGTTACACCATCGAGGTGCAGCTGCGCGACCGGGAGGCCGCAGACCGCGTAGCAAGCTCGCTCGAAGAATCGGCAGAACTCTACGTGACCCCGCCGCGCCTCGTCGAGCGACTCGAAGAAAACGACGGACGGGTCCGGCTCAGGATAAAAGCCGGGGTCCTCCCGTCCATGTCCTGGCTTATAGAAGGGAACCTGACCGAACGCATCAAAGGAGCGGCCGGGGAGGAGAGCCTCGCTTCAGAGCCTCTGATCTCAAAGGTAGACCAGGCCAACCTCCACCGGCTGCGCGGCCTCCTCCCCGAAGACCAGCGCCGCTCCGAATAG
- a CDS encoding D-alanine--D-alanine ligase family protein, translated as MARVMVIFGGRSGEHEVSLASARAVMEALEADGRHEVVPVGITREGRWLVSPDPMGELLAPASKPTELSKGGSTPAVSEALPRDLGPADVVFPVMHGPYGEDGRMQGFLEMAGVPYVGSGVLGSAISMDKISMKKVFAQHGLPQVGWVGLTRRDWEKNRDGSLGAVEDALGFPGFVKPSNLGSSVGINRADDREGLAAALDEAFTHDRRVIVEQFVDAREVEVSALGNDEPEISLAGEIVLASEGFYDYDAKYGAGGMDLIVPAEIPEGLARRIERIAKEAFVAVDAAGMSRIDFFVGRGTGELYLNEINTIPGFTATSVYAKLWDASGLAYPDLLDRLIRLALERHAAS; from the coding sequence TTGGCGAGGGTCATGGTCATCTTCGGCGGTAGAAGCGGCGAGCACGAGGTCTCGCTGGCCTCGGCGCGGGCGGTGATGGAGGCCCTCGAAGCCGACGGTCGCCACGAGGTGGTCCCGGTCGGCATCACGAGGGAGGGGCGCTGGCTTGTCTCCCCGGACCCGATGGGCGAGCTTCTGGCCCCGGCAAGCAAGCCCACGGAGCTCTCAAAAGGCGGTTCGACCCCGGCGGTCTCGGAGGCCCTTCCGCGGGACCTCGGCCCGGCCGACGTGGTCTTCCCGGTCATGCACGGCCCGTACGGCGAGGACGGTCGCATGCAGGGGTTTCTCGAGATGGCCGGGGTCCCTTACGTCGGCAGCGGGGTTCTCGGGAGCGCGATCTCGATGGATAAAATCTCGATGAAGAAAGTCTTCGCCCAGCACGGTCTGCCGCAGGTCGGGTGGGTTGGGCTGACGCGCCGGGACTGGGAAAAGAACCGGGACGGAAGCCTCGGGGCGGTCGAGGACGCCCTCGGCTTTCCGGGTTTCGTGAAGCCCTCGAACCTCGGGTCGAGCGTCGGCATAAACCGCGCCGACGACCGGGAGGGTCTGGCCGCCGCGCTCGATGAAGCGTTCACCCACGACCGGAGGGTGATCGTCGAGCAGTTCGTGGACGCCCGCGAGGTCGAGGTCTCCGCGCTCGGCAACGACGAGCCGGAGATCTCGCTGGCCGGGGAGATAGTGCTGGCCTCGGAGGGTTTCTACGACTACGACGCGAAGTACGGCGCGGGCGGGATGGACCTGATCGTCCCGGCGGAGATCCCCGAGGGGCTTGCAAGGCGGATAGAGCGCATCGCAAAGGAGGCGTTCGTCGCGGTAGACGCAGCGGGGATGTCGCGCATAGATTTCTTTGTCGGGCGCGGGACGGGAGAGTTGTACCTGAACGAGATCAACACGATACCCGGCTTCACGGCCACGAGCGTCTACGCCAAGCTCTGGGACGCAAGCGGGCTCGCCTACCCGGACCTGCTCGACCGGCTCATACGTCTCGCGCTCGAACGACACGCCGCTTCGTAG
- a CDS encoding HD domain-containing protein, whose translation MDREAAWNLMCEWTESESLRRHMLAVATAMRAYAGRFDEDEEKWEVTGILHDMDYERHPTPAEHPQVGVQELERLGYPDDVRVAILGHADYLDVPRETRLAKTLYAVDELSGFIMAVALMRPERLEGLSAKSVKKKMKQKSFASSVSRDDIVNGAEDLGVELNEHIEFVAKALRSREKELGLAV comes from the coding sequence ATGGACCGCGAAGCTGCGTGGAACCTCATGTGCGAGTGGACGGAGAGCGAGTCGCTCCGACGACACATGCTGGCCGTCGCTACGGCGATGCGAGCTTACGCCGGACGTTTCGACGAGGACGAAGAGAAGTGGGAAGTAACCGGCATCCTCCACGACATGGACTACGAGAGGCACCCCACCCCGGCGGAACACCCGCAGGTCGGGGTTCAGGAGCTGGAACGGCTCGGGTACCCCGATGACGTCCGGGTCGCTATCCTCGGGCACGCCGATTACCTCGACGTGCCGCGCGAGACGCGGCTTGCAAAGACGCTCTACGCCGTTGACGAACTCTCCGGCTTTATCATGGCCGTCGCCCTGATGCGCCCGGAACGCCTCGAAGGTCTCTCCGCAAAAAGCGTCAAAAAGAAGATGAAGCAGAAATCCTTTGCTTCGAGCGTGAGCCGCGACGATATAGTGAACGGCGCGGAAGACCTCGGGGTGGAGCTGAACGAGCATATAGAGTTCGTTGCCAAGGCCCTCAGGAGCAGGGAAAAAGAACTCGGCCTCGCGGTCTGA
- a CDS encoding uracil-DNA glycosylase translates to MNQDTSPRLTELNAEITGCRACPRLVEWRERVAREKRAAFRGEEYWGRPVPGFGDTSAKVVVLGLAPAAHGANRTGRFFTGDRSADFLVASMYRTGFASQPTSTHIGDGLKLRGAWISAAVRCAPPANKPTPAERDACLGFLRRELELLEAGVVVCLGAFAWDAALRLLRVRPKPKFGHGATFELEGPMLLGCYHPSQQNTFTGVLKPEMLDEVLRAAHDKAGRLR, encoded by the coding sequence GTGAACCAGGACACCTCCCCCCGCCTGACGGAGCTTAACGCCGAGATAACGGGCTGCCGGGCCTGCCCGCGCCTCGTCGAGTGGCGGGAGAGGGTTGCCCGCGAGAAACGGGCCGCCTTCCGGGGCGAGGAATACTGGGGCAGGCCCGTCCCCGGCTTCGGGGATACGAGTGCGAAGGTCGTGGTGCTGGGCCTCGCTCCGGCGGCGCACGGGGCAAACCGGACGGGGCGGTTCTTTACCGGGGATCGCTCGGCGGACTTTCTTGTCGCCTCGATGTACCGTACGGGCTTCGCCAGCCAGCCTACCTCGACGCACATCGGGGACGGCCTGAAGCTTCGCGGCGCCTGGATCTCCGCCGCCGTCCGCTGCGCCCCGCCCGCCAACAAACCGACCCCCGCAGAACGCGATGCCTGCCTGGGGTTTCTCCGGCGGGAACTCGAGTTGCTCGAAGCAGGGGTCGTTGTCTGTCTCGGGGCGTTCGCCTGGGACGCGGCGCTCCGGCTTCTCCGCGTTAGACCGAAGCCGAAGTTCGGGCACGGAGCGACCTTCGAGTTGGAAGGCCCCATGCTGCTCGGCTGCTACCACCCCTCGCAGCAGAACACCTTCACCGGGGTGTTGAAGCCGGAGATGCTCGACGAGGTCCTCCGAGCCGCGCACGATAAGGCAGGTCGCTTGCGCTAA
- a CDS encoding 2,3-bisphosphoglycerate-independent phosphoglycerate mutase, with product MRELSVKTDSKIVLLVLDGLGGLPFQPGGETELEAASTPNLDRLAEKSDLGLSRPVAAGVTPGSGPGHLGLFGYDPVEYLVGRGVLSALGVGLEMTKNDLAARINFATLDPSGEISDRRAGRIGSDEGSRLVDLLNENLSIDGVETTVRHEKEYRAVVVFRAEGTSGSLSDTDPQKTGLAPLPVEPQDSSNGSQKKGAAIANEFVRQANEILADQHPANTVLLRGFGMHPALPLFEETYRLNAAAIASYPMYKGLARLAGMELLQEGRGISGEIDALEQNFAGHDFFFIHIKPTDAAGEDGDFDRKVSVIEEVDALIPRITSLEPDALAITGDHGTPAKMKAHSWHGVPFLLASDYTLPTSSKFGERSCAGGSLGTFPAQEIMGLLMGNALKLNKFGA from the coding sequence ATGAGAGAGCTATCCGTGAAGACGGACTCGAAGATCGTCCTCCTCGTCCTTGACGGCCTCGGCGGTCTGCCGTTTCAGCCGGGTGGCGAGACCGAACTAGAAGCCGCCAGCACCCCGAACCTCGACAGGCTTGCAGAGAAGAGCGACCTCGGCCTCTCCCGTCCGGTGGCGGCGGGCGTTACGCCCGGAAGCGGTCCCGGACACCTGGGTCTGTTCGGCTACGACCCGGTCGAGTACCTTGTCGGACGCGGAGTTCTGTCGGCGCTCGGGGTCGGACTGGAGATGACGAAGAATGACCTCGCAGCCCGCATCAACTTCGCCACGCTGGACCCGTCCGGTGAGATTTCAGACCGTAGAGCAGGCCGCATCGGCTCCGACGAAGGCTCCCGCCTCGTGGATCTCCTGAACGAGAACCTCTCCATAGACGGCGTCGAGACAACCGTGCGCCACGAAAAAGAGTACCGGGCCGTCGTTGTTTTTCGGGCCGAGGGCACGTCGGGCAGCCTCTCGGACACCGACCCGCAGAAGACCGGTCTCGCCCCGCTTCCGGTGGAGCCGCAGGATTCGTCCAACGGCTCCCAGAAAAAGGGCGCGGCCATCGCCAACGAGTTCGTGAGGCAGGCAAACGAGATCCTCGCCGACCAGCACCCGGCCAACACCGTCCTGCTGCGCGGCTTCGGGATGCACCCGGCGTTGCCCCTCTTTGAGGAGACCTACAGGCTGAACGCCGCCGCCATCGCAAGCTACCCGATGTACAAGGGTCTCGCCCGGCTTGCCGGGATGGAACTTCTGCAGGAGGGCCGAGGAATCTCCGGGGAGATAGACGCTCTGGAGCAAAACTTCGCCGGCCACGACTTCTTCTTTATCCACATCAAGCCGACCGACGCCGCCGGGGAAGACGGCGACTTCGACCGGAAAGTCTCCGTTATAGAGGAGGTGGACGCGCTTATCCCGCGCATCACGAGCCTCGAGCCGGACGCGCTCGCCATCACCGGGGATCACGGCACCCCCGCGAAGATGAAGGCTCACTCGTGGCACGGCGTGCCGTTCCTGCTCGCCTCCGACTACACCCTTCCGACCTCGAGCAAATTCGGGGAGCGGTCGTGCGCGGGCGGATCGCTCGGAACGTTCCCGGCGCAGGAGATCATGGGCCTCCTCATGGGCAACGCCCTGAAGCTCAACAAGTTCGGGGCGTGA
- a CDS encoding VOC family protein, with translation MLDGLRTAIYVVEDLEAARSWYAGMLGFEPYFDEPFYVGFEVGGYELGLLPGEPDAETMTYWGVPDIRGAMEHLISLGVIPNEKVREVGQDILTASVQDPFGNTLGLIENPHFKLPVATTD, from the coding sequence ATGCTCGACGGGCTTAGAACCGCCATCTACGTTGTAGAAGACCTTGAGGCGGCAAGAAGCTGGTACGCCGGGATGCTCGGCTTCGAGCCTTACTTCGACGAACCGTTCTACGTTGGCTTCGAGGTCGGCGGTTACGAACTCGGGCTCCTCCCCGGCGAGCCGGACGCAGAGACAATGACTTACTGGGGCGTGCCGGATATCCGGGGGGCGATGGAGCATCTCATCTCCCTCGGTGTGATCCCGAACGAGAAGGTTCGGGAGGTCGGCCAAGACATCCTGACGGCCTCCGTGCAGGACCCGTTCGGCAACACGCTCGGCCTTATCGAGAACCCGCACTTCAAGCTCCCGGTCGCCACGACGGATTGA